Proteins encoded in a region of the Mycolicibacterium chitae genome:
- a CDS encoding NAD(P)-dependent oxidoreductase: MKVGFVGAGRMGTPMVQRLLAADHEVVVLGRSEDKRAELTELGATAVGVATDVADADVVIVCVFTDEQVRELCADDGGGLLAAMRPGSVLVVHTTGSPQTTATLAEAGAARDVGVLDAPVSGGPHDIAAGQLTLYLGGAEDAVAKARPALESYGDPVVHVGPAGSGQKMKLINNALFAAQIGLVAEAAKLADRLGIDESAALNALPHGSGASKAMGNIARAGSTAGFIAAVGEFIGKDVAVVRQTAAELGADLGRLDPLVDAGLGR; this comes from the coding sequence GTGAAGGTCGGCTTCGTCGGCGCCGGCCGGATGGGCACCCCGATGGTGCAGCGGCTATTGGCCGCCGACCACGAGGTCGTCGTCCTGGGCCGATCCGAGGACAAGCGCGCCGAACTGACCGAGTTGGGCGCCACCGCGGTGGGCGTCGCGACCGACGTCGCCGACGCCGACGTGGTGATCGTGTGCGTGTTCACCGACGAGCAGGTGCGCGAGCTGTGCGCCGACGACGGCGGTGGGCTGCTGGCGGCCATGCGGCCCGGTTCGGTGCTGGTGGTGCACACCACGGGCAGCCCGCAGACCACGGCGACGCTGGCCGAGGCCGGCGCCGCCCGCGACGTCGGCGTGCTCGACGCCCCGGTCAGCGGGGGTCCGCACGACATCGCGGCCGGGCAGTTGACGTTGTATCTCGGCGGGGCCGAGGACGCGGTGGCCAAGGCGCGGCCCGCCCTGGAGAGCTACGGCGATCCCGTCGTACATGTCGGACCGGCCGGTTCGGGGCAGAAGATGAAGCTGATCAACAACGCGTTGTTCGCGGCGCAGATCGGTCTGGTGGCCGAGGCCGCCAAGCTCGCCGACCGGCTCGGCATCGACGAGTCCGCCGCGCTGAACGCGCTGCCGCACGGCAGCGGAGCCTCGAAGGCGATGGGCAACATCGCGCGCGCCGGGTCGACGGCGGGATTCATCGCCGCGGTCGGCGAATTCATCGGCAAGGACGTGGCCGTCGTCCGGCAGACCGCGGCCGAACTCGGCGCCGATCTCGGCCGCCTCGATCCGTTGGTGGACGCGGGACTCGGCCGATGA
- a CDS encoding NAD(P)-dependent oxidoreductase: MRVGFIGLGSQGGPMARAIVEAGIPTTLWARRAASLEPYADTAAKTAGSPAELAADCDIVCLCVIGDDDIRELCEGEQGLLAHMKPGGVIVIHSTVHPNTCRELAEAAAQKQVSVLDAPVSGGGPAVEIKQLLVMVGGEEADLEKCRPVFETYADPIVHLGPVGAGQVSKILNNLLFSANLGSAMSLLALGEELGVERTKMCEVLSRGSGTSKALGSIAAFGGTLDRLAPIAGALLQKDVRLAADLAARADAKEGTVFTVADTALEHMDHPR; this comes from the coding sequence ATGCGTGTCGGATTCATTGGACTGGGGAGCCAGGGCGGACCGATGGCCCGGGCCATCGTCGAGGCGGGCATCCCGACCACGCTGTGGGCCCGCCGCGCCGCGTCCCTGGAACCGTATGCCGACACCGCGGCGAAGACGGCGGGATCGCCGGCCGAGCTGGCCGCCGACTGCGACATCGTCTGCCTGTGCGTGATCGGCGACGACGACATCCGCGAACTGTGCGAGGGCGAGCAGGGTCTGCTGGCCCACATGAAGCCCGGCGGCGTGATCGTCATCCACAGCACCGTGCACCCCAACACCTGTCGCGAGCTGGCGGAAGCGGCGGCGCAGAAGCAGGTTTCGGTGCTGGACGCCCCGGTCAGCGGCGGCGGGCCGGCGGTGGAGATCAAGCAGCTGCTGGTGATGGTCGGCGGTGAGGAAGCCGATCTGGAGAAGTGTCGGCCGGTCTTCGAGACCTACGCCGACCCCATCGTGCACCTGGGACCCGTCGGCGCCGGTCAGGTCAGCAAGATCCTCAACAACCTGCTGTTCAGCGCGAACCTCGGCAGCGCGATGAGCCTGCTGGCTCTCGGCGAGGAGCTGGGCGTGGAACGCACCAAGATGTGCGAGGTGCTCAGCCGCGGTTCGGGCACCAGCAAGGCGCTCGGCAGCATCGCCGCGTTCGGCGGCACCCTCGATCGGCTCGCCCCGATCGCCGGTGCCCTGCTGCAGAAGGACGTCCGGTTGGCCGCCGACCTGGCCGCCCGCGCCGACGCCAAGGAGGGCACGGTGTTCACCGTGGCCGACACCGCGCTCGAGCACATGGACCATCCCCGGTGA
- a CDS encoding alpha/beta hydrolase: MSDVAAAPTPRVVLVDGVPMSGLLACPAEADPLAVVVAIHGGATTGAYFDCPGHPHLSLLRLGARLGFTVIALDRPGFGSSALYAEEFTDPARRTEMTFGAIDAILGDRGRGAGIFVLAHSNGTELALQMAAHPDRGEQLLGVEISGTGLRQQESAAAVLSTASIDNVPTGLRQLLWEPAELYPDGIVGAVRIKAGPISPGYEGGLVTNWAATITELAARVRVPVRYALAEFERVWSVDDADVREVAELFTAAPHVRTAQRINGGHNLSLGHTAAAYHLSALSFAEECRVRRLSGVPATTDFTMEAN, from the coding sequence GTGAGCGACGTAGCCGCAGCACCCACCCCGCGGGTGGTCCTGGTCGACGGGGTGCCGATGTCGGGCCTGTTGGCCTGTCCGGCCGAGGCCGACCCGCTGGCCGTCGTCGTCGCGATCCACGGCGGCGCCACCACCGGGGCCTACTTCGATTGCCCCGGACACCCGCATCTTTCGCTGCTGCGGCTCGGCGCCCGGCTGGGCTTCACGGTGATCGCCCTGGACCGTCCCGGCTTCGGTAGCTCGGCGCTGTACGCCGAGGAGTTCACCGACCCCGCCCGCCGGACCGAGATGACCTTCGGCGCCATCGACGCCATTCTCGGCGACCGCGGACGCGGCGCCGGGATCTTCGTGCTGGCGCACTCCAACGGCACGGAGCTGGCGCTGCAGATGGCGGCACACCCGGACCGCGGCGAGCAGCTGTTGGGGGTCGAGATCTCCGGCACCGGGCTGCGGCAGCAGGAGTCGGCCGCCGCGGTGTTGTCGACGGCGTCGATCGACAACGTGCCGACCGGGTTGCGCCAACTGCTGTGGGAGCCCGCCGAGCTGTACCCCGACGGCATCGTCGGAGCGGTACGGATCAAGGCCGGACCGATCTCGCCGGGTTATGAGGGCGGTCTGGTCACCAACTGGGCCGCGACCATCACCGAACTCGCGGCGCGCGTGCGGGTTCCGGTGCGCTACGCGTTGGCCGAGTTCGAGCGGGTCTGGTCGGTCGACGACGCGGACGTGCGCGAGGTCGCCGAACTGTTCACCGCTGCGCCGCATGTGCGCACGGCGCAGCGGATCAACGGCGGGCACAATCTGAGCCTCGGCCACACCGCCGCCGCATACCACCTGAGCGCGTTGTCGTTCGCAGAAGAATGCCGGGTCCGCCGCCTCTCGGGCGTCCCGGCCACAACCGATTTCACGATGGAGGCCAACTGA
- a CDS encoding thiolase C-terminal domain-containing protein, with translation MSSSDTPTRLPLPELRPDTEFFWTAGADGVLRICECGDCKSLIHPPQPVCRYCHGRNMGVREVSGRAVLSAYTVNHRFSLPGLPAPYVVAQVALEDDPRVRLTTNILVDIDDAGEVDLELGQIVEVEFGKFDDVYLPLFRPVAPKELGELPADEIAPEDFSKHVRPMVRQEKFEDKAAITGIGASRLGRRLMVPPLSLTVEACEAAIADAGLTLADIDGLSTYPGLDIAGMGEGGVGALEGALGIQPTWINGGMDTFGPGGSVIAAMMAVATGMARHVLCFRTLWEATFSQLMKEGKAAPPGGMRTTNWQAPFGATSAAHTLALNAQRHFHRYGTTRETLGWIALNQRANAALNATAIYRDPMTMEDYLSARLITTPFGLYDCDVPCDGAVAVIVSAVDTVADRPKKPVLIEAVGTQIIERTDWDQTTLTHEPQVLGQAAHLWTRTSLRPSDVDVAELYDGFSFNCLSWLEALGFCGIGEAKDFLDGGKNIARDGVIPLNTHGGQLSHGRTHGMGLIHEAVTQLRSEGGERQVADAKVAVVSSGGLTPSGVLLLRTDA, from the coding sequence ATGAGTTCTTCCGATACGCCCACCCGGTTGCCGCTGCCCGAGCTGCGGCCGGACACCGAATTCTTCTGGACCGCGGGCGCCGACGGTGTGTTGCGGATCTGCGAGTGCGGCGACTGCAAGTCGCTGATCCACCCGCCGCAACCGGTCTGTCGGTATTGCCACGGCCGCAACATGGGCGTGCGCGAGGTGTCGGGCCGCGCGGTCCTGTCGGCGTACACGGTGAACCACCGCTTCAGCCTGCCCGGCCTGCCCGCGCCGTACGTCGTGGCCCAGGTGGCCCTCGAGGACGATCCGCGGGTCCGGTTGACCACCAACATCCTCGTCGACATCGATGATGCCGGCGAGGTCGATCTGGAACTGGGGCAGATCGTCGAGGTCGAATTCGGGAAGTTCGACGACGTCTACCTGCCGTTGTTCCGGCCGGTGGCACCCAAGGAACTGGGTGAACTACCCGCCGATGAGATTGCGCCCGAGGACTTCTCGAAGCACGTCCGTCCGATGGTGCGACAGGAGAAGTTCGAGGACAAGGCCGCCATCACCGGCATCGGGGCCTCCCGGCTGGGTCGGCGCCTGATGGTGCCGCCGCTGTCGTTGACGGTCGAGGCCTGCGAGGCCGCGATCGCCGATGCCGGGCTGACGCTGGCCGACATCGACGGCCTGTCGACCTATCCCGGGCTCGACATCGCCGGGATGGGCGAGGGCGGAGTCGGCGCGCTCGAGGGTGCGCTGGGCATCCAGCCCACCTGGATCAACGGGGGCATGGACACGTTCGGCCCGGGCGGTTCGGTGATCGCCGCGATGATGGCCGTCGCCACCGGCATGGCGCGGCACGTGTTGTGCTTCCGCACGCTGTGGGAGGCCACGTTCAGCCAGTTGATGAAGGAGGGCAAGGCCGCCCCGCCCGGCGGCATGCGCACCACCAACTGGCAGGCACCCTTCGGGGCCACCTCGGCCGCACACACGCTGGCGCTCAACGCGCAGCGGCACTTTCACCGCTACGGCACCACTCGGGAGACGCTGGGCTGGATCGCGTTGAACCAGCGCGCCAACGCCGCACTGAACGCGACGGCGATCTACCGCGACCCGATGACCATGGAGGACTACCTGTCGGCGCGGCTGATCACCACGCCGTTCGGCCTCTACGACTGCGACGTCCCGTGCGACGGCGCGGTGGCGGTGATCGTCTCGGCGGTCGACACCGTGGCCGACCGGCCCAAGAAGCCCGTGCTGATCGAGGCGGTCGGCACCCAGATCATCGAACGCACCGACTGGGACCAGACCACGCTGACCCACGAGCCGCAGGTGCTCGGCCAGGCGGCGCACCTGTGGACGCGAACCTCGTTGCGGCCCAGCGATGTCGACGTCGCCGAGCTCTACGACGGCTTCAGCTTCAACTGCCTGTCCTGGCTGGAGGCGCTGGGCTTCTGCGGGATCGGCGAGGCCAAGGACTTCCTCGACGGCGGCAAGAACATCGCGCGCGACGGCGTGATCCCGCTGAACACCCACGGCGGTCAGCTCTCCCACGGCCGCACGCACGGGATGGGTCTGATCCACGAGGCCGTCACCCAGCTGCGCAGCGAGGGCGGCGAGCGCCAGGTCGCCGACGCCAAGGTGGCCGTGGTCAGCAGCGGCGGCCTGACGCCCAGTGGCGTTCTGCTGCTGCGGACCGACGCGTGA
- a CDS encoding ferredoxin — MRIKLDRTLCDGFGICAKHAPEYFSLDDWGYAVLVGDGNIPEQDRDAVMRALLDCPVHAIMEINAHGPGEAPPPPPPTNEDPAEQLKVEDNEAEWGFTR, encoded by the coding sequence ATGCGAATCAAGTTGGACCGCACCCTGTGCGACGGCTTCGGTATCTGCGCCAAGCACGCGCCGGAGTACTTCTCGCTCGACGACTGGGGCTACGCGGTCCTCGTCGGCGACGGCAACATCCCCGAGCAGGATCGCGACGCCGTCATGCGGGCCCTGTTGGACTGCCCGGTGCACGCGATCATGGAGATCAACGCGCACGGACCCGGCGAGGCTCCGCCGCCCCCGCCGCCCACCAACGAGGACCCGGCCGAGCAGCTGAAGGTCGAAGACAACGAAGCCGAATGGGGATTCACCCGATGA
- a CDS encoding NADH-ubiquinone oxidoreductase-F iron-sulfur binding region domain-containing protein gives MNTTKAAPAGFTVGVWPGLTPRLLRQGTGVEDLADYRGAGGYAPLANPAALLDEVRAAGIRGRGGAAFPLAVKLQTVRAAATAGRDTVLVANGEEGEPASVKDRWLLRNRPHLVLDGARLAAHVVGAKHAHVYVSDPASAQAVDAALSELRAAGDDPLGGLTVSLRVVTAGYVAGEETAAVHAINGGPAKPTDKPPRPFEEGVGGLPTIVSNVETLANLPFVQRHGAGAYREAGTDASPGTFLATVTGAGRPAGLYELPHGVALSEVLTLHGLAPDTVRGALMGGYFAGLLGPDVVDAALDHETLRGLGSGLGCGAVSVLTDECPVAVAAAVLAYFDRENAGQCGSCFNGTAAMAAAARALRDGVATDEDVARLKRWSVVLRGRGACGTLDAATNIAASLLDTFPAEVDRHLSGGCTGCAAEVYDALRPFEVETVEAP, from the coding sequence ATGAACACCACCAAGGCAGCGCCCGCCGGTTTCACGGTCGGCGTCTGGCCCGGCCTCACCCCCCGGTTGCTGCGCCAGGGCACCGGCGTCGAGGATCTCGCCGACTACCGCGGCGCCGGAGGCTATGCGCCGCTGGCCAATCCGGCCGCACTGCTCGACGAGGTCCGCGCGGCCGGGATCCGGGGTCGCGGCGGTGCCGCCTTCCCGTTGGCGGTCAAGCTGCAGACGGTGCGGGCCGCGGCGACCGCCGGGCGCGACACCGTGCTGGTGGCCAACGGCGAGGAGGGCGAACCGGCGTCGGTCAAGGACCGCTGGTTGCTGCGCAACCGCCCGCACCTGGTGCTCGACGGCGCCCGGCTGGCCGCCCACGTGGTCGGCGCCAAGCACGCCCACGTCTACGTGTCCGATCCGGCCTCGGCGCAGGCCGTCGACGCCGCGCTGAGCGAACTGCGGGCCGCCGGTGACGATCCGCTGGGCGGACTGACCGTCAGCCTCCGGGTGGTCACCGCCGGATACGTCGCCGGCGAGGAAACCGCGGCGGTGCACGCGATCAACGGCGGCCCGGCCAAGCCCACCGACAAGCCGCCGCGGCCCTTCGAGGAGGGTGTCGGCGGCCTGCCCACGATCGTCAGCAACGTCGAGACCCTGGCCAACCTGCCCTTCGTGCAGCGCCACGGTGCCGGCGCCTACCGGGAGGCCGGCACCGACGCCTCCCCCGGGACCTTCCTGGCCACCGTCACCGGTGCGGGCCGCCCCGCCGGGCTCTACGAACTACCGCACGGCGTCGCGCTTTCCGAGGTTCTGACCCTGCACGGCCTGGCCCCCGACACCGTCCGGGGCGCCCTGATGGGCGGCTACTTCGCCGGTTTGCTGGGGCCCGATGTCGTCGACGCCGCACTGGACCACGAGACGCTGCGCGGCCTGGGCAGCGGGCTCGGTTGCGGCGCGGTCTCGGTCCTGACCGACGAGTGCCCCGTGGCCGTGGCGGCCGCGGTGCTGGCCTACTTCGACCGCGAGAACGCCGGGCAATGCGGATCGTGCTTCAACGGGACCGCGGCGATGGCCGCGGCCGCGCGGGCGCTGCGCGACGGCGTGGCCACCGACGAGGATGTGGCCCGGCTGAAACGCTGGTCGGTGGTGCTGCGCGGGCGCGGGGCCTGCGGCACGTTGGACGCCGCGACCAACATCGCCGCGAGCCTGCTCGACACCTTCCCGGCCGAGGTCGACCGGCACCTCTCCGGCGGCTGCACCGGCTGTGCCGCAGAGGTTTACGACGCGCTGCGTCCCTTCGAGGTAGAAACAGTGGAGGCCCCGTAA
- a CDS encoding alpha/beta fold hydrolase: MPTSTALAPGEHTAEINGGNVVYEILGEKGDFIALTPGGRFSKDIPGLRPLAEALAAGGYRVLLWDRPNCGKSDVQFYGQSESHMRAETLAKLITSLGIGPCIIAGGSGGARDSMLTTMLYPELVRKLVVWNIVGGVYGSFVLGGHYVVPSILAVRGLGIDGLVKVPEWRERIEQNSANEERLRALDPDEFLKVMLRWLNAYVPKPGQTIPGVVDEMFDNITVPTLIIRGGENDWDHPKRTSFEVHCLIKGSTLIDPPWPEDAWERAGEKMAQSGGKDFCLFDTWVQAAPAILDFLDKP, encoded by the coding sequence ATGCCGACCAGCACCGCACTCGCCCCGGGGGAACACACCGCCGAGATCAACGGCGGCAACGTCGTCTACGAAATCCTGGGTGAAAAGGGCGATTTCATCGCCCTGACGCCCGGCGGCCGGTTCAGCAAGGACATCCCCGGCCTGCGGCCACTGGCCGAGGCCCTGGCGGCGGGTGGTTACCGGGTGCTGCTGTGGGACCGGCCGAACTGCGGCAAGTCCGACGTGCAGTTCTACGGGCAGAGCGAATCGCACATGCGGGCCGAGACGCTGGCGAAGCTGATCACCTCGCTCGGGATCGGCCCCTGCATCATCGCCGGCGGTTCCGGCGGGGCCCGCGATTCGATGCTGACCACCATGCTCTATCCCGAGCTGGTGCGAAAGCTGGTGGTGTGGAACATCGTCGGCGGGGTGTACGGCAGCTTCGTCCTCGGCGGTCACTACGTGGTGCCGAGCATCCTGGCGGTGCGCGGCCTCGGCATCGACGGCCTGGTGAAGGTGCCGGAGTGGCGCGAGCGGATCGAGCAGAACTCGGCCAACGAGGAACGCTTGCGCGCCCTGGATCCCGACGAGTTCCTGAAGGTGATGTTGCGCTGGCTCAACGCCTACGTGCCCAAGCCGGGTCAGACGATCCCGGGCGTCGTCGACGAGATGTTCGACAACATCACCGTGCCCACGCTGATCATCCGCGGCGGGGAGAACGACTGGGATCACCCCAAGCGCACGTCCTTCGAAGTGCACTGCCTGATCAAGGGTTCGACGCTGATCGACCCGCCGTGGCCCGAGGACGCCTGGGAGCGCGCCGGCGAGAAGATGGCCCAGAGCGGCGGTAAGGACTTCTGTCTGTTCGACACCTGGGTGCAGGCCGCGCCGGCGATCCTGGATTTCTTGGACAAGCCGTGA
- a CDS encoding Rieske (2Fe-2S) protein yields the protein MTDTAKPNAGPGSTPEAKQPRLAQGREHIVATVDEIPPGTHKLVPIGRHGVGVYNVNGTFYAIANYCPHEGGPLCSGRARGRNIVDETMPGDAVMVRDMEYIYCPWHQWGFELATGTTAVKPEWSIRTYPVRVVGNDVLVQA from the coding sequence ATGACCGACACCGCGAAACCGAACGCCGGTCCCGGGTCCACACCGGAAGCCAAACAGCCCCGGCTGGCCCAGGGCCGCGAGCACATCGTGGCCACCGTCGACGAGATCCCGCCCGGCACACACAAACTCGTGCCCATCGGCCGGCACGGGGTCGGCGTCTACAACGTCAACGGCACGTTCTACGCGATCGCGAACTACTGTCCGCACGAGGGCGGCCCGCTGTGTTCGGGGCGCGCCCGCGGGCGCAACATCGTCGACGAGACCATGCCCGGTGACGCCGTCATGGTGCGCGACATGGAGTACATCTACTGCCCCTGGCACCAGTGGGGTTTCGAACTCGCCACCGGCACCACCGCGGTGAAGCCGGAGTGGAGTATCCGCACCTATCCCGTCCGGGTCGTCGGCAACGACGTCCTGGTCCAAGCGTAA
- a CDS encoding amidohydrolase family protein yields the protein MTTTEPKTTDRVTPVERTPIRCVDSDVHPVPRRGELFPHIPEPWRSKYFMTHKFGEQIYYDAPDYAHAFAMRVDAFPDDGEFACSDPDLAFRQLIMEAGSDIAILEPGAYPCRIPEADHAMSQALNSWQDACWLDPHNNWHQRWRGSICVSIEAPQLAAAEIEKWADHPYMAQILIKAERRPAWGDPMYDPVWAAATKHDITVSCHLSRSHHEELPLPPVGYPSYNHDLMVTYSLLAHNQIMSLIFDGVFDRFPTLRFVFVEHAFTWILPLMWRMDAIYEARKQWLDIKRKPSEYVKDHIKFTTQPLDYPEDKTELTRAFEWMECEKILLYSSDYPHWTFDDPRWLVKHLPEHAREAIMFRNGIQTYKLPDTVPALEGQTRVF from the coding sequence ATGACCACCACCGAGCCGAAGACCACCGACCGGGTCACCCCCGTCGAACGCACACCCATCCGCTGCGTCGATTCCGATGTGCACCCGGTGCCCCGCCGGGGCGAGCTGTTCCCGCACATCCCCGAACCGTGGCGCAGCAAGTACTTCATGACGCACAAGTTCGGCGAGCAGATCTACTACGACGCGCCCGATTACGCCCACGCCTTCGCCATGCGTGTCGACGCCTTCCCCGACGACGGCGAATTCGCCTGCAGCGACCCCGATCTGGCGTTCCGCCAGCTCATCATGGAGGCCGGCTCCGACATCGCCATCCTGGAGCCGGGCGCCTATCCGTGCCGGATCCCCGAGGCCGACCACGCCATGAGCCAGGCCCTGAACTCCTGGCAGGACGCCTGCTGGCTGGACCCCCACAACAACTGGCACCAGCGCTGGCGCGGATCGATCTGCGTATCCATCGAGGCCCCGCAGCTGGCCGCCGCCGAGATCGAGAAGTGGGCCGACCACCCCTACATGGCGCAGATCCTGATCAAGGCCGAACGCCGCCCCGCCTGGGGCGACCCCATGTACGACCCGGTGTGGGCCGCGGCCACCAAGCACGACATCACCGTGTCCTGCCACCTGTCCCGCAGCCACCACGAGGAACTGCCGCTACCGCCGGTCGGGTATCCCAGCTACAACCACGACCTGATGGTCACCTACTCCCTGCTGGCCCACAACCAGATCATGAGCCTGATCTTCGACGGGGTCTTCGACCGCTTCCCCACCCTGCGCTTCGTGTTCGTCGAACACGCCTTCACCTGGATCCTGCCGCTGATGTGGCGCATGGACGCCATCTACGAGGCCCGCAAGCAATGGCTGGACATCAAGCGCAAGCCCAGCGAGTACGTCAAGGACCACATCAAGTTCACCACGCAACCGCTGGACTACCCCGAGGACAAGACCGAACTGACCCGGGCCTTCGAGTGGATGGAGTGCGAGAAGATCCTGCTGTACTCCAGCGATTACCCGCACTGGACCTTCGACGACCCGCGCTGGCTGGTCAAGCACCTGCCGGAGCATGCCCGCGAGGCCATCATGTTCCGCAACGGCATCCAGACCTACAAGCTGCCCGACACCGTCCCGGCCCTCGAGGGCCAGACCCGGGTGTTCTGA
- a CDS encoding amidohydrolase family protein, whose amino-acid sequence MIEIKTGADTVTTPVIDASVHIFFGSNKDLRKNFMHEPFRSRGFPDYEMDWYGAPGGEYAKGTKGPDGQYPGSDVEVAAKHLFTDRGVDVAVLHPMTRGVMPDRHLGTAIAAAHNEMMVRRWLEHDTFGDRFRGTIRINPDDITGALREIDKYKDHPRVVQIGIPLQSRELYGKPQFWPLWEAAQDAGLPVATHIEVGAGIGFAPTPSGRTRTYEQYHGFMSLNYLYHLMNMIAEGVFERYDGLKFVFGDGAGDSLTPFMWRMDCFGRPHLEQTPWAPKMPSDYLPGHVHFVQGPFDGPGDVDYAGEWFSFTNKDDMTMFGSSYPHWNMTELTVPRAYSAEQREKYCWRNAAELYGIEIPAASGLVTQ is encoded by the coding sequence ATGATCGAGATCAAAACCGGTGCAGACACCGTCACCACGCCGGTGATCGACGCCAGCGTGCACATCTTCTTCGGCTCCAACAAGGACCTGCGGAAGAACTTCATGCACGAACCCTTCCGTAGTCGCGGCTTCCCCGACTACGAGATGGACTGGTACGGCGCCCCGGGCGGTGAGTACGCCAAGGGCACCAAGGGCCCGGACGGCCAGTACCCGGGCTCCGACGTCGAGGTCGCCGCCAAGCACCTGTTCACCGACCGCGGCGTCGACGTCGCGGTGCTGCACCCGATGACGCGCGGCGTGATGCCCGACCGGCACCTGGGTACCGCCATCGCCGCGGCGCACAACGAGATGATGGTGCGGCGCTGGCTCGAACACGACACCTTCGGCGACCGGTTCCGCGGCACCATCCGGATCAACCCGGACGACATCACCGGCGCGCTGCGCGAGATCGACAAGTACAAGGACCATCCCCGCGTCGTGCAGATCGGCATCCCGCTGCAGTCCCGCGAACTCTATGGCAAGCCGCAGTTCTGGCCGCTGTGGGAGGCCGCCCAGGACGCCGGCCTGCCGGTGGCCACCCATATCGAGGTCGGCGCCGGGATCGGCTTCGCGCCAACACCATCCGGACGCACCCGAACCTACGAGCAGTACCACGGGTTCATGTCGCTGAACTACCTGTACCACCTGATGAACATGATCGCCGAGGGCGTCTTCGAGCGCTACGACGGACTCAAGTTCGTCTTCGGCGACGGCGCCGGCGACTCGCTGACGCCGTTCATGTGGCGGATGGACTGCTTCGGCCGACCGCACCTCGAGCAGACGCCGTGGGCCCCGAAGATGCCCAGCGACTACCTGCCCGGCCACGTGCACTTCGTCCAGGGGCCGTTCGACGGCCCGGGCGACGTCGACTACGCCGGTGAGTGGTTCAGCTTCACCAACAAGGACGACATGACCATGTTCGGCTCCAGCTATCCGCACTGGAACATGACCGAGCTGACCGTGCCGCGCGCCTACAGCGCCGAGCAGCGCGAGAAGTACTGCTGGCGCAACGCGGCCGAGCTCTACGGCATCGAGATCCCGGCCGCCAGCGGCCTGGTCACCCAGTAA
- a CDS encoding acyl-CoA dehydrogenase family protein: MQLDFDADVERFRGEFVAFLDEHLPAESETAERSQTCSHIPEWARRWQRLQFEHGWLLPGNPPEFGGRNATVVEQYVHREELSKRRIYHSYNPQGVGIVAASILSFGTDEQKQKWAVPILRAEMTASVGMSEPGAGSDLASLRTKAVSDGDHFVVNGQKVWTSGAHDADVLFTFVRTDPDVPKHKGLSVLMIPTDTPGLVRRPFPTVCHHDDLDFNEVFFTDVRVPKENLIGPLNGGWRVANGALGHERTMMWMQYADRLHNLVEDFRPEDALGRDRYATLVMDYHALRLLGSAAIAKAARGEEDMTTISVLKVLGSEAERDATEAALDGAGVDGLRHPANTSSYQPYDLDYLSASWIERYFRSFAGTIAGGTSEIQRNIIARGLGLPMS, from the coding sequence GTGCAACTGGATTTTGATGCCGATGTCGAGCGGTTTCGCGGCGAGTTCGTCGCCTTCCTCGACGAGCACCTGCCGGCGGAGAGCGAGACCGCCGAACGCTCGCAGACCTGCTCGCACATTCCGGAATGGGCCCGTCGCTGGCAGCGTCTGCAGTTCGAGCACGGCTGGCTGCTGCCGGGCAACCCGCCGGAGTTCGGCGGGCGCAACGCCACCGTGGTGGAGCAGTACGTGCACCGCGAGGAGTTGTCCAAGCGGCGCATCTATCACAGCTACAACCCGCAGGGTGTGGGCATCGTGGCCGCGTCGATCCTGTCGTTCGGCACCGACGAGCAGAAACAGAAGTGGGCGGTGCCGATCCTGCGCGCCGAGATGACGGCCTCGGTGGGCATGAGCGAACCGGGTGCGGGCTCGGACCTGGCGTCGCTGCGGACCAAGGCGGTTTCCGACGGCGACCACTTCGTGGTCAACGGCCAGAAGGTGTGGACCTCCGGCGCCCACGACGCCGACGTGCTGTTCACCTTCGTGCGCACCGATCCCGATGTGCCCAAGCACAAAGGTCTGTCGGTGCTGATGATCCCCACCGACACCCCCGGCCTGGTGCGGCGCCCCTTCCCGACCGTGTGCCACCACGACGACCTCGACTTCAACGAGGTGTTCTTCACCGACGTGCGGGTGCCGAAGGAGAATCTGATCGGGCCGCTCAACGGCGGCTGGCGGGTGGCCAACGGTGCCCTGGGCCACGAGCGCACCATGATGTGGATGCAGTACGCCGACCGGTTGCACAACCTCGTCGAGGACTTCCGGCCCGAGGATGCGCTGGGCCGCGACCGCTACGCCACCCTGGTGATGGATTACCACGCGCTGCGGCTGCTGGGTTCGGCGGCGATCGCCAAGGCCGCCCGCGGCGAAGAGGACATGACCACCATCTCGGTGCTCAAAGTGCTTGGCTCCGAAGCCGAACGGGATGCCACCGAGGCGGCCCTGGACGGTGCGGGCGTGGACGGTCTGCGTCATCCGGCCAACACGTCGTCGTACCAGCCCTACGACCTGGACTACCTGTCGGCCAGCTGGATCGAGCGTTACTTCCGCAGCTTCGCGGGGACCATCGCCGGCGGCACCTCGGAGATCCAGCGCAACATCATCGCGCGCGGCCTCGGCCTCCCGATGTCCTAA